A region of the Paenibacillus sp. J23TS9 genome:
ATACGGCGGGCGGCGTATTGGCTGCTAACCTGATGTTGGATGATCTGAAAACTTATTTTATCAAGTAAATCCTATTTAAAATATGGAGGGGACCCCAATCGGGTCCCCTTTTGCTGTAATTGACTGTCATATCGTTTTGAGGCATTATTATTAGTATCAGGATGCTGCAACATTCGATTTATAAGAAGAACGCAGTGCATTTAAATTTATAGCTTTGCGTTGATATAAACGGGAGGATGAGCGTTATGCTTTCGACAGAACAGATTATTGACGCCATGTCGGAACAAGGACTGCGCATTACCGACCAGCGGAAGACGCTCGCCAGATTATTTGGTGAACATTCGGGTTATTTGTCGGCCAAGGATGTTTATGAGTATATGTGCAAAAAATATAGCGGTCTCAGCTTTGACACGGTGTACCGTAATCTCAGAGTGATGCAGGAGTTAGGAGTGCTGGAGCAGGTTGTTTTTGAGGATGGGATGAAGTTCAAGGCGAGCTGTAGTGAAGATCATCATCATCATCATATGATTTGCCTGCAATGCCAGCGAACCTATCCGATTCAATTTTGCCCTATACATCTGGCCGATGCACCGGAGCACTTCCAGGTCGTGACGCATAAATTTGAAGTATTCGGTTATTGTAAGGACTGCCAGCAGTCCGCTTCGGATGAGGAGCAAATGTCTACCAAATCCGGCGGGGGACGATAAAGTGGGAGTTACGCGAAAGATCGTTAAAGGTCCAATTATTTTCTATCGTAAATACGTTTCTCCACTCAAGCCGCCGACATGCCGCTTCTATCCAACCTGCTCCGCCTATGCGCTCGAAGCGGTTGAAGTGCATGGGGCGCTGAAGGGATCATGGCTGGCTGCTAAACGGATAGCCAAATGTCAGCCATTTCACCCTGGCGGGGTGGATCTTGTTCCTCCGCGCAAGGAGAGAAAAGACGGCAAGCCGCATACGGACAGCGGTAGTCTGACTTGACTTCAGACCCAGAGGTTCAGTATATTAAGGAATATATGACATTTCCAACGAACGGATGAGTAGGAGAAATAGCTTAGCTCAGAGAGCCGGGGTAGCTGTAAACCGGTCTAAGCCAATCACCGAATATGGTCCGGGAGGAACTGCTTTCGAGCGGCAGCGATTGCACTTGATCAGCTGCGTGAGGGGGCGGCGTGTTCCAGCGTTAATGGACGGTATCCGGCAGCAAGCCGGGAACCGATGGAGCCTGTCTTCCGAGAGGAAGCGGGGAAATTGGGTGGTAACACGTGAGAGAACTCTCGTCCCATAGCGGGGCGGGATTTTTTTGTGTTCAAACAAAATTAAACGATTTCAGGAGGATGAACTGACGTATGTCCGAGAAAAAGACGTTTTACCTGACAACACCAATCTATTATCCAAGTGACAAACTGCATATTGGTCATGCCTATACAACGGTTGCCGGTGATGCAATGGTCCGTTACAAGAAGCTGCGCGGATATGATGTGCGTTATTTGACAGGAACGGATGAGCACGGTCAAAAAATCGAACGCAAGGCTGCCGAAGCCGGAAAAACACCGCAGCAGTTCGTGGATGATATTGTGGCCGGAATCAAGGAATTATGGAAAAAACTCGATATTTCAAATGACGACTTCATCCGTACGACAGAACCGCGCCATACCAAGGTCGTTCAGGAGGTATTTGAACGTCTGCTGGCCCAGGGAGATATTTACAAGGGTGAATATGAAGGTTGGTACTGCACCCCGGATGAATCCTTTTTCCTTGAAAGACAGCTGGTTAACGGAAACTGTCCGGATTGTGGACGTCCCGTGGAACGCGTCAAGGAAGAAAGCTACTTCTTCCGGATGAGCAAATATGTAGACCGTCTGCTTCAATACTACGAAGATCATCCGGACTTCATTCAGCCGGTATCCCGTAAAAATGAGATGATTAATAACTTTATCAAACCGGGACTTGAGGACTTGGCTGTATCCCGTACGACCTATGAGTGGGGAGTTAAAGTCAAAAGCGATCCGAAGCATGTCATTTATGTATGGATTGACGCGCTGCTTAACTATATTACGGCTCTTGGTTATGGATCGGAAGACACCTCATTATTCGAAAAATACTGGCCAGCAGATGTTCATCTGATGAGTAAGGAAATTGTACGTTTCCATACGATCTATTGGCCAATTATTCTGATGGCGCTTGATCTACCGCTGCCGAAGAAGGTTTTCGCACATGGCTGGCTGCTGATGAAGGACGGTAAAATGTCCAAGTCCAAAGGAAATGTGGTTGATCCGGTAACTTTGATCGACCGTTATGGTCTGGACACCCTGCGTTACTACTTGCTTCGCGAAGTCCCATTTGGCGCGGATGGAACCTTTACGCCGGAAAGCTTTGTGGAGCGTGTGAATTCGGATCTAGCCAATGACCTGGGCAACCTTTTGAACCGTACGGTAGCCATGGTTGATAAGTATTTTGATGGTCTGGTGCCTGAGTATCAGGCAGGAGTTACTGCTTTTGACGCTGATATTGAGGAAGCGGCCGCGGCGGTATACAGCAAGGTAGAGGAGGCCATGGAGAACATGGAATTCTCCGTAGCCTTGACAGCCATCAGCCAGTTTATCAGCCGCAGCAATAAATACATTGACGAAACCCAGCCATGGACACTTGCAAAGGACGACGCCAAACGCGGCGAGCTTGCTTCGGTTATGTCACATCTGGTGGAAAGCCTGCGCATTGCATCGATTCTGCTGCAGCCGTTCTTAACCCAGGCTCCGCGTAAAATCTGGGAGCAGCTTGGTCTTGAAGAAGGCGAGCTGACCTCTTGGGACAGCGGCAAAACATTCGGCTCGATTCCAGCAGGCACGAAGCTTGTTAAAGGGAACCCGATCTTCCCTCGTCTGGAGTCAGAACCGGAGATTGCTTATATCAAGGAAGCCATGACTGGAGGCGCTGCAGCTGCCACAGAAACAGTAGTGAAAACAGATGAGGCGGCTGTTACCGAAGTGCCGGAGCTGAAGGAAGAAATCGGAATCGAGGATTTTGCCAAGGTTGAGCTGCGTGTAGCGCAAGTTATAGCGGCAGAGCCAGTCAAAAAAGCCGATAAGCTGATGAAGCTGCAGCTGGATCTGGGCTATGAGCAGCGTCAGGTCGTTTCCGGTATTGCGAAGTTCTACACACCTGAGGATCTGGTTGGACGCAAGGTTATCTGCGTGACCAACCTGAAACCGGTCAAGCTGCGTGGGGAACTGTCTCAAGGGATGATTCTTGCAGCCTCGCAGGGAGACCAATTGACGCTGGCTACTGTACCAGACAGCATGCCAAACGGCGCAGTTGTGAAGTAATCACGTCCCGGTTGGTCTGAACAGGCACAAATATAGGAATAATAAGACGGAATACCTTAAGAAATATAGGTATTCCGTCTTTTTTCCGTTTTGCATATTTGTTTTGAAATCATGTTTGGTTATTTTTTGTTTATTCGATAGAGTTGACAAAATTTCTAAACCCATTCTATAATTTATTAGTAAAAATTACGATTAAGGTGGGTCATTTAACGGTGAAGATGAAATGGCGGCTTAAAGCCGGAGCGATAGGGTCCGTTATTTTGCTCATGATCATACTGGCTGCAGGCTGCGGTCCACAGAGCCAAGGGAAGATTGTTGAAGGCAAGGTCAATGTAGTGACCACCTTTTACCCGATATATGAATTTGCCAAGGCGATTGGCGGCGAGGACGCCAATGTCATTAACCTGTTACCCGCAGGCGTTGAGCCGCATGACTGGACTCCGCGGAGTCAGGATATTGTGAACACTTCCAAGGCGCAGCTCTTTTTCTATAATGGTGCCGGCCTGGAAGGATGGGTTCCGCAATTCTTGAAAGGCTTAAACCACGACAGTAAAGTGAAAGCCTATGAGGTCAGCCAGGGGATAAAGCTGATTGAAGCGGAGGATGAAGGCGATCATGATCACGAAGGCCAAGGCCATAAGGATAAGCACCACGTCGATCCGCATACCTGGGTTAGTCCGAAATCAGCAATGATCATGGCGGAAAATATGAAGAACAGCTATATTGAGACAGACCCTGTTCATAAAGATGCATATACAAGTCGTTATATGAACCTCAAAAAACAGCTTGAAGAACTGGACAGTGAATTCAGCACCCATCTGGAAGAGATGCCCCGGAAGGAAATTGTTGTTTCTCACGAGGCTTTTGGTTATCTCGCACGGGATTATGGGTTGACGCAGCATGCCATTATGGGATTATCTCCGGATGCGGAACCGCGGGCAAGGGATCTGCTGCAGCTTTCCGAGCTGGTCAAGGAGAAAGGCATCCACTATATCTTTTTCGAAGAGCTGGTATCGGACCGTCTGGCCAAAACATTGGCATCGGAAACTGGCGCGCAGGTGCTGGTGCTTAATCCGGTTGAGGGACTAACAGAGGATCAGCTGAAACGCGGGGATGACTATTTTAGCCTTATGCGCAATAATTTGACTAACCTCATTCTGGCACTGCAGGAGTAATATTCGTAATCGTATTTTAAATAGAGAGGTAGATGTCGCATGTATACGCCAATGGATGATCATTGCCATCAACCTGTGGTGGAGCTGGGAAATATCTCATTTTCCTACCGGGATCAGCAGGTCATTTCCGATCTGAGCTTTACAGTCAAGGAGAGAGATTTTGTAGGCATTATCGGCTCGAACGGCGCCGGTAAATCGACGCTGATGCGGATGATCGTGGGGCTCCTGCCTGCAGGAGAGGGTGACATCCGATTGTTTGGACAGCCTATCCGCAAGTTCAAGGACTGGGAACGGATTGGTTATGTACCGCAAAAGAATGCTTTTAATCCCCTATTTCCGGCAACCGTCCGTGAGGTTGTGCTGTCAGGGCTGTACAATAATAAAAATTTATTCCGCAGAGTAAGCAAAAGCCAGCAAAAGCAGTGCGATGATGCGCTGGAGGTCATGAGAATCCAGGATATCGCAGGCAAAAGAATCGGAGAGCTTTCGGGCGGACAGCAGCAGCGTGCCTTCCTGGCAAGAGCGATGATTAACCATCCGGATCTGCTGATTTTGGATGAGCCTACCGTTGGCATCGACGCAAAAACACAAGCGGACTTTACTGAACTGATTACACATATGCACGAACATCATCATATGACTTTTCTGATGGTATCCCATGATATGGGGATGGTCGAAAGCTACCTTGGGAAACATCCGAAGCAGCAAAACGGAAACATTAACTTTTATGTCCGGCATTCACATGAAATTCAAAATTGCGAGGTACAGGATCTGCAGCATTCGCTGACTTGATCTTTTGCTGCTCCCGCAGAAGGAGTCGTTATTATTGGCTATCGATATTATGCTAAGTGATTTTTTTCAGCGTGCATTGGCCGGAGGCATTCTGATCGGAATAACCGCGCCGTTGATTGGTATTTTTCTGGTGCTGCGCCGGCTGTCCATGATCGGAGATACTCTCGCGCATGTGACCATTGCCGGTGTCGCGCTCGGCTTTTTAATTGAAGTATATCCGCTTGGTGCCGGACTTGTCTTTGCGGTACTGGCATCATTTGCGATAGAAAAGCTTAGGAAAGCATATAAAAGCTATGCTGAGCTGTCCATAGCCATTATCATGTCCGGTGGAGTCGCGCTGGCGTCTTTGTTTTTTACACTCGGTATGGGTTACAATACAGATGTGATGAGTTATTTGTTCGGAAGCATCTATACGCTGGATACACAGGACTTGTACGTGGTAGGGGCTGTGACGCTGGTTGTGGTCGTGGTGATATCCCTCTTTTTTAAAGAGTTCTTTCTGCTTAGCTTTGAGGAAGATGCCGCAAGCGTTAATGGTCTGCCTGTACGCATGTTGAACATGCTGATTACGATATTGACTGCGCTTGTTATCAGTACGGCTATTAAGATTGTAGGGGCGCTTTTGGTATCGGCACTGTTAACCATTCCGGTTGCGATAAGTCTGCTGATTGCGCGAAGCTTCAAATCTTCCGTGATATTATCCGTAGTTATTTCCGAAATTGCCGTGATTATCGGGCTCGTCATCGCCGGCATTTGGAATTTAGCGCCAGGGGCAACCATTGTTCTTCTGTTGATTGCACTTCTGATTTTGACCATGGCCGGTAAAAAGGGGTTATCGATTTAGAATCAAAATAGGGGGTACGGCCTTGTCAAACTTGAATATTTGGATCGCATTTCTTGCCGGACTGGCTTCTTTTATCTCTCCTTGCTGTCTGCCGTTGTATCCATCGTATTTGTCCTATATTACAGGGATGTCGGTTCAACAGCTGAAATCGGAGCAAAATAAAAAAGAAGTCCGTTTCCGGACCATGACACATACGCTTGCATTTATTTTGGGTTTTTCAGCAGTCTTTTACACACTTGGCGTGGGGGCAGGCTTGTTCGGAAATTTCTTTAACAATAACCGTGATCTCATCCGTCAATTGTCTGCCGTTCTAATCATTCTAATGGGACTTTTTCTCGTGGGTATATTCCAGCCTAAGTTTTTGATGAGAGATTTCAAAATGGATTTCAAGTTCAAGCCTGCCGGATACATAGGTTCCTTTATCTTCGGAATCGGTTTTTCAGCTGGTTGGTCCCCGTGTGTCGGACCGATTTTGGCTGCCATTATTGCATTAGCGGCAACGGAGCCCGGGGCTTGGTTCCCGCTTATCACCGCATACACGCTTGGATTTGCCATTCCCTTTTTCGTTTTGGCATTTTTTATCGGTTCAACCAAGTGGATCGTAAAGTACTCGGGCATTATGATGAAAATCGGCGGTGTATTGATGCTCTTGATGGGTGTCCTGCTGTTTACGAATCAAATGACCAAAATCACGATTTGGCTGCAGGCAATTACGCCGGAGTGGCTCAAGTTTTAGGTGAAATAATCAATGTTCGCTGATGGGAAATGCTCAAAAATCCGCTCTGTGATAAATTCGCGCAGGGCGGTTTGTTGTTCGTCGGGATATACGTATTTGGACTGTCCCCAGCGGCCCCACTTCTTTTTACGTTTCTCCATGTCCATTTCGAGCTTGGATTTGGGATAACGCTGCTCAATGACCGATTTTGCCGTTTTGGTAAAACGATGCTGGATCAGCTCGAAGGTTAAATCCTTGGCAGCATCCTTTGGAAGTGTTCTCTCCAGACGCTGCAGGAGGTCTGCATAGCCTTCTTCCCAGCCGTCATACCAAATAATCGGGGCGATGATAAAACCGAGCGGATAACCGGCGTGAGCCACTTTTCCTGCGGCTTCAATCCGTTCCTCGAAGTGAGAAGTCGAGGGCTCGAATTGACGAATGACATAATCGGAATTCACGCTAAAGCGGATCCTCGTATGCCCATTATGCTTTAAGCCGAGTAAGGGATCCACATGATGGAATTTGGTCACAAATCTCAGTCTGCCGAACTCTTCATCGGCCATGAACGTGATCAGATCTGCGAGCGAACCGGTAATATGCTCAATACCCACGGGGTCCGAGGTACAGGCAGCTTCAAATCGGGTAATTTCAGGCTTGCGCTCCTCAATATACCGTTTGGCGGCTGCAAGAATGTCTTCGGTGTTCACATACACGCGTACATAAGGTTTAGCCCCAAGCGTTGTTTGAAGATAACAATAATGGCAGTGTCCCATGCAGCCTGTAGAGATCGGGATTGCGTATTCGGCTGAAGGCTTGGATTGATCAAATTCTAAGGTCTTGCGAACACCCACGACTAGCGTCCGCTTGGCATTTTTGTACTTTTCAAGATCCGTTTCTCCCGGCAAGTTCGTGATGCGGTTATGGGAGCTGGTCATGCGCAGCGGAATATTGTTGGATTTTACCCATTCCATTATTTTTTTGCCTTTGGAATAGTTAAGCGCATCCGGTTCAAAATATACAAGGTCCGGTAAGAACGGTTTGGTTGGCCTTAAGGTCTTGCGCGGTCGTTCCTTCACACCTGTCCCCATAGCATCATGCTCCTTTCACGTTTTATTATGCGTGGCCCGTTCCCGCCTCAATCGTGGTAAAAGGGCCGTTTCCCGGCAGGACTTGCCAAGTCCTCACGGAAACATGTATCATTACAAGAGCAGGTATTTTGGTTCCATGATTCATGCTTAAAAAGAGAAAAGAGGGAAAAAGATGCCAACGCCCAGCATGGAGGATTATTTGGAGCGCATCTACAAGCTGATTGACGAAAAGGGATATGCTCGTGTCTCGGACATTGCCGAAGGCTTGGAGGTTCATCCTTCATCGGTTACCAAAATGATTCAAAAACTGGATAAGGATGATTACCTCATTTATGAGAAATACCGTGGACTTGTCCTGACCAGTAAAGGGAAAAAGATGGGTAAACGTTTGGTAGACCGCCATAAGCTGCTGGAAGAATTTTTGACGATGATCGGTGTATCCGATGAGCATATCTATACAGATGTGGAAGGGATCGAGCATCACCTGAGCTGGGATTCCATTACGCATATTGAAACGCTTGTAGAGTTTTTCCGGCGGGATGAGCAGCGTCTTCAAGACTTGCGAAATATTCACAATGAATTAGTGGGCGATTCGGTAAAATAGGCATCTGTCCCTTCCAAGAGACGGATGCCTCTTCGTTTTTGGAGAGGTAATACCCCATATGTAGGCATGACAGCCTGCCCGAAAAGGCTGCGGTGCATTATGCCTGCAAATCTATTATTACTTGGAGGATTCGTAGAATGAGGTTTTGGAAGTTTCACAAATGGATGATCCTGGCACTCGTGTTAGTATTGTTTTTACCTGTTACCAGTCGTTCTGTTCAAGCGGAAACTTCGAAGCAATCCATCAGCATCAGTCTCGATGGAGATAAGATCAGCAGTGATGTTGCCCCCTATATCATACCGAAGGTTTATGTCACGATGGTACCTCTTCGCGTTATTAGTGAAGGTTTGGGAGCATCGGTAGATTGGCAGCAGACCACGAAAACCGTT
Encoded here:
- a CDS encoding Fur family transcriptional regulator, whose protein sequence is MLSTEQIIDAMSEQGLRITDQRKTLARLFGEHSGYLSAKDVYEYMCKKYSGLSFDTVYRNLRVMQELGVLEQVVFEDGMKFKASCSEDHHHHHMICLQCQRTYPIQFCPIHLADAPEHFQVVTHKFEVFGYCKDCQQSASDEEQMSTKSGGGR
- the yidD gene encoding membrane protein insertion efficiency factor YidD, whose protein sequence is MGVTRKIVKGPIIFYRKYVSPLKPPTCRFYPTCSAYALEAVEVHGALKGSWLAAKRIAKCQPFHPGGVDLVPPRKERKDGKPHTDSGSLT
- the metG gene encoding methionine--tRNA ligase yields the protein MSEKKTFYLTTPIYYPSDKLHIGHAYTTVAGDAMVRYKKLRGYDVRYLTGTDEHGQKIERKAAEAGKTPQQFVDDIVAGIKELWKKLDISNDDFIRTTEPRHTKVVQEVFERLLAQGDIYKGEYEGWYCTPDESFFLERQLVNGNCPDCGRPVERVKEESYFFRMSKYVDRLLQYYEDHPDFIQPVSRKNEMINNFIKPGLEDLAVSRTTYEWGVKVKSDPKHVIYVWIDALLNYITALGYGSEDTSLFEKYWPADVHLMSKEIVRFHTIYWPIILMALDLPLPKKVFAHGWLLMKDGKMSKSKGNVVDPVTLIDRYGLDTLRYYLLREVPFGADGTFTPESFVERVNSDLANDLGNLLNRTVAMVDKYFDGLVPEYQAGVTAFDADIEEAAAAVYSKVEEAMENMEFSVALTAISQFISRSNKYIDETQPWTLAKDDAKRGELASVMSHLVESLRIASILLQPFLTQAPRKIWEQLGLEEGELTSWDSGKTFGSIPAGTKLVKGNPIFPRLESEPEIAYIKEAMTGGAAAATETVVKTDEAAVTEVPELKEEIGIEDFAKVELRVAQVIAAEPVKKADKLMKLQLDLGYEQRQVVSGIAKFYTPEDLVGRKVICVTNLKPVKLRGELSQGMILAASQGDQLTLATVPDSMPNGAVVK
- a CDS encoding metal ABC transporter substrate-binding protein — its product is MKWRLKAGAIGSVILLMIILAAGCGPQSQGKIVEGKVNVVTTFYPIYEFAKAIGGEDANVINLLPAGVEPHDWTPRSQDIVNTSKAQLFFYNGAGLEGWVPQFLKGLNHDSKVKAYEVSQGIKLIEAEDEGDHDHEGQGHKDKHHVDPHTWVSPKSAMIMAENMKNSYIETDPVHKDAYTSRYMNLKKQLEELDSEFSTHLEEMPRKEIVVSHEAFGYLARDYGLTQHAIMGLSPDAEPRARDLLQLSELVKEKGIHYIFFEELVSDRLAKTLASETGAQVLVLNPVEGLTEDQLKRGDDYFSLMRNNLTNLILALQE
- a CDS encoding metal ABC transporter ATP-binding protein; this translates as MYTPMDDHCHQPVVELGNISFSYRDQQVISDLSFTVKERDFVGIIGSNGAGKSTLMRMIVGLLPAGEGDIRLFGQPIRKFKDWERIGYVPQKNAFNPLFPATVREVVLSGLYNNKNLFRRVSKSQQKQCDDALEVMRIQDIAGKRIGELSGGQQQRAFLARAMINHPDLLILDEPTVGIDAKTQADFTELITHMHEHHHMTFLMVSHDMGMVESYLGKHPKQQNGNINFYVRHSHEIQNCEVQDLQHSLT
- a CDS encoding metal ABC transporter permease; this encodes MLSDFFQRALAGGILIGITAPLIGIFLVLRRLSMIGDTLAHVTIAGVALGFLIEVYPLGAGLVFAVLASFAIEKLRKAYKSYAELSIAIIMSGGVALASLFFTLGMGYNTDVMSYLFGSIYTLDTQDLYVVGAVTLVVVVVISLFFKEFFLLSFEEDAASVNGLPVRMLNMLITILTALVISTAIKIVGALLVSALLTIPVAISLLIARSFKSSVILSVVISEIAVIIGLVIAGIWNLAPGATIVLLLIALLILTMAGKKGLSI
- a CDS encoding cytochrome c biogenesis CcdA family protein; its protein translation is MSNLNIWIAFLAGLASFISPCCLPLYPSYLSYITGMSVQQLKSEQNKKEVRFRTMTHTLAFILGFSAVFYTLGVGAGLFGNFFNNNRDLIRQLSAVLIILMGLFLVGIFQPKFLMRDFKMDFKFKPAGYIGSFIFGIGFSAGWSPCVGPILAAIIALAATEPGAWFPLITAYTLGFAIPFFVLAFFIGSTKWIVKYSGIMMKIGGVLMLLMGVLLFTNQMTKITIWLQAITPEWLKF
- the splB gene encoding spore photoproduct lyase, which translates into the protein MGTGVKERPRKTLRPTKPFLPDLVYFEPDALNYSKGKKIMEWVKSNNIPLRMTSSHNRITNLPGETDLEKYKNAKRTLVVGVRKTLEFDQSKPSAEYAIPISTGCMGHCHYCYLQTTLGAKPYVRVYVNTEDILAAAKRYIEERKPEITRFEAACTSDPVGIEHITGSLADLITFMADEEFGRLRFVTKFHHVDPLLGLKHNGHTRIRFSVNSDYVIRQFEPSTSHFEERIEAAGKVAHAGYPLGFIIAPIIWYDGWEEGYADLLQRLERTLPKDAAKDLTFELIQHRFTKTAKSVIEQRYPKSKLEMDMEKRKKKWGRWGQSKYVYPDEQQTALREFITERIFEHFPSANIDYFT
- the mntR gene encoding transcriptional regulator MntR, whose protein sequence is MPTPSMEDYLERIYKLIDEKGYARVSDIAEGLEVHPSSVTKMIQKLDKDDYLIYEKYRGLVLTSKGKKMGKRLVDRHKLLEEFLTMIGVSDEHIYTDVEGIEHHLSWDSITHIETLVEFFRRDEQRLQDLRNIHNELVGDSVK